Proteins encoded within one genomic window of Saccharomyces mikatae IFO 1815 strain IFO1815 genome assembly, chromosome: 15:
- the RIB2 gene encoding bifunctional DRAP deaminase/tRNA pseudouridine synthase RIB2 (similar to Saccharomyces cerevisiae PUS9 (YDL036C) and RIB2 (YOL066C); ancestral locus Anc_3.154), whose product MEGSTSQSSNEFNILLNKEIESAKEVRLRKDANRNNSKVETNSKVKDASGFRLRVIQTDGRKTKKVDPDYEVAIDGPLRKIVPYFFTYKTFCKERWRDRKLIDVFVSEFRDREPSYYVKTIAEGKVYLNDEPANLDTIIHDGDLITHKVHRHEPPVTSKPIDIVFEDKDILVIDKPSSIPVHPTGRYRFNTITKMLERQLGYSVHPCNRLDKPTSGLMFLAKTPQGADKMGDQMKAREVTKEYVARVKGEFPIGIMEVNKPVRSINPKVALNAVCEMSDENAKHAKTVFQRISYDGQTSVVKCKPLTGRTHQIRVHLQYLGFPIANDPIYSNLDIWGPELGRNGLKNYDDIVLKLDAIGKTKPAESWIHPHSEGEYLLGRQCEECEAEMYANPGTNDLDLWLHAFRYESLERDPDTQKPLWSYKTRFPEWAIEPHRKYMEMAVKEADKCGPTKTAFSVGAVLVHGNQVLSTGYSRELPGNTHAEQCALMKYSQLHPDCPTIVPRGTVLYTTMEPCSFRLSGNLPCCDRILATHGAIGTVFVGVMEPDTFVKNNTSLNKLESHGVDYIQIPGYEKECTVIAFKGHDDDGDNP is encoded by the coding sequence ATGGAGGGCTCCACAAGTCAATCAAGCAACGAATTCAAcattttattgaataagGAAATTGAGTCTGCGAAGGAAGTGAGGCTCAGAAAGGATGCAAACAGAAATAATAGTAAGGTTGAAACTAACTCCAAGGTTAAAGATGCAAGTGGATTTAGGTTGAGAGTTATCCAAACTGATGGGCGTAAGACCAAAAAAGTAGATCCGGATTATGAAGTTGCAATTGACGGACCTTTGAGAAAGATAGTACCGTATTTCTTCACCTACAAGACTTTTTGCAAGGAGAGATGGAGGGATCGTAAGTTAATAGATGTGTTTGTGAGTGAATTCAGAGACCGTGAGCCAAGTTATTATGTAAAAACCATTGCGGAAGGAAAAGTCTACTTAAACGATGAACCGGCAAACCTTGATACTATTATTCATGATGGTGATTTGATCACTCATAAAGTACATCGACATGAACCGCCAGTCACATCTAAGCCTATAGATATTGTGTTTGAAGACAAGGATATTCTCGTCATTGACAAACCCAGCAGTATTCCTGTACATCCAACAGGTAGATACAGATTCAATACCATTACAAAGATGCTTGAAAGACAGTTAGGATATTCGGTGCATCCATGTAATCGACTGGACAAACCTACGAGCGGATTAATGTTTTTGGCGAAGACTCCTCAAGGTGCAGACAAAATGGGAGACCAAATGAAAGCGAGGGAGGTCACCAAAGAGTATGTAGCCCGTGTGAAGGGCGAGTTCCCGATAGGTATAATGGAAGTGAACAAGCCTGTCAGATCTATTAATCCTAAAGTTGCGTTGAATGCTGTTTGCGAAATGAGTGACGAGAATGCGAAGCATGCTAAGActgttttccaaagaatCAGCTATGATGGACAGACAAGTGTCGTGAAATGTAAGCCATTGACGGGTAGAACACATCAAATAAGAGTTCACTTACAGTATTTAGGCTTTCCCATAGCTAATGATCCTATATACTCGAACCTAGATATCTGGGGCCCAGAATTGGGTCGCAATGGTCTCAAAAACTATGACGACATCGTTTTGAAACTAGACGCTATTGGAAAGACCAAGCCTGCCGAGAGCTGGATTCATCCTCATAGCGAAGGAGAGTATTTGCTTGGTCGTCAATGTGAAGAATGCGAGGCTGAAATGTACGCAAATCCTGGTACCAATGACCTGGATCTCTGGCTGCATGCCTTTCGGTACGAGTCCTTGGAGAGGGACCCAGATACGCAGAAACCTCTCTGGAGTTACAAGACAAGATTTCCAGAATGGGCCATAGAACCGCACCGCAAATACATGGAAATGGCCGTCAAGGAGGCTGACAAATGTGGGCCAACAAAGACTGCCTTCAGTGTAGGTGCTGTTCTTGTCCATGGCAATCAAGTGCTTTCTACAGGATATTCAAGAGAGCTACCTGGGAACACTCATGCAGAGCAGTGTGCCCTGATGAAGTACTCACAATTGCACCCAGACTGCCCAACCATAGTCCCTAGGGGAACCGTACTCTACACAACCATGGAACCGTGCTCTTTCAGATTGAGTGGCAATCTACCCTGTTGCGATAGGATCTTGGCCACTCACGGGGCCATTGGCACCGTCTTCGTGGGGGTCATGGAGCCTGATACATTTGTTAAGAACAATACAAGCTTGAATAAGCTAGAATCCCATGGCGTGGACTACATACAAATACCAGGATATGAGAAAGAATGCACTGTCATCGCCTTCAAAGGCCACGACGATGACGGTGATAACCCCTAG
- the INP54 gene encoding phosphoinositide 5-phosphatase INP54 (similar to Saccharomyces cerevisiae INP54 (YOL065C); ancestral locus Anc_3.155), which translates to MNKRKWKVSVTTFNCGKEFPVENSKAIVKQLLFPYDNGISQLEMQDVYVLGFQELVPIWQGSFPTVNRDLIDGITTTAVDCLNEKVMALQGDEQYSCLGVNSLGAITIIVLYNNKALNVKGSIIKRNGKCGWFNTNLKGGTLISFKMARSGDENWERFTYICAHLNANEGVNNRNQRINDYKRIMSELCDSEIAKSEHFFFLGDLNFRVGSAYDPATDYSSATTLRRLLENYEELNLLRRSEGEPLCKGFQELEIKFPPTYKFKLFEEEKYNTKRIPSWCDRILYKEYSTPISEQESTYRSVSRSNALLFSDHQPVNLTVALPRSTGGVESLSLNVEEYHLAWSYGLMGEIGDAVIGYCGWLISKNAHYWILGSILLYLLLKIL; encoded by the coding sequence atgaacaaaagaaaatggaaggTATCAGTCACCACATTCAATTGCGGTAAAGAGTTTCCTGTTGAAAATTCGAAAGCAATCGTTAAGCAATTGCTCTTTCCTTATGATAACGGCATCTCTCAACTGGAAATGCAAGATGTATATGTTTTGGGCTTTCAAGAACTAGTTCCCATATGGCAAGGCTCTTTCCCTACTGTGAATCGTGACTTAATCGATGGAATTACAACCACTGCAGTTGATTGCTTAAATGAAAAGGTGATGGCTCTCCAAGGGGATGAGCAGTACTCGTGTTTAGGGGTGAACAGCCTTGGTGCCATCACTATAATAGTATTATACAACAATAAAGCGCTAAATGTGAAAGGAAGTATTATAAAGAGAAATGGCAAATGCGGTTGGTTTAATACGAATTTGAAAGGCGGAACTTTAATAAGCTTCAAAATGGCACGTAGTGGAGATGAAAACTGGGAAAGATTTACTTATATTTGCGCACATTTAAATGCAAATGAAGGTGTCAACAATAGAAACCAGAGAATAAATGACTACAAACGAATCATGAGTGAACTATGCGATTCTGAGATTGCCAAAAGCGAacactttttctttctaggCGATTTAAATTTCAGGGTGGGTAGTGCTTACGATCCTGCTACTGACTATTCTTCCGCGACGACATTGAGACGTTTATTAGAAAATTACGAAGAGCTAAATCTGCTACGTAGAAGCGAGGGTGAACCATTATGTAAGGGTTTCCAAGAATTAGAGATAAAGTTTCCACCAACTTACAAGTTCAAGTTAtttgaggaagaaaaatacaacacAAAAAGAATTCCATCATGGTGCGATAGGATTCTatacaaagaatattctACGCCAATATCAGAACAAGAAAGTACGTACCGCTCTGTCTCTAGATCCAATGCTCTATTATTCAGTGATCATCAACCTGTTAATCTCACTGTAGCGTTACCAAGGTCTACAGGAGGGGTGGAGTCGTTGTCGCTAAATGTAGAAGAGTACCATCTAGCCTGGAGTTACGGCCTAATGGGAGAAATTGGCGATGCAGTCATTGGGTACTGTGGTTGGCTCATAAGTAAAAACGCACATTATTGGATATTGGGAtctatattattatatttacTGTTAAAAATCCTGTAA
- the MET22 gene encoding 3'(2'),5'-bisphosphate nucleotidase (similar to Saccharomyces cerevisiae MET22 (YOL064C); ancestral locus Anc_3.157) gives MAFERELLIATQAVRKASLLTKRIQSEVISHRDSTTITKSDNSPVTTGDYAAQTIIINAIKSNFPNDNVVGEESSSGLSDTFVSGILDEIKANDEIYDKIYKKKDFQFTSDQFPLKSLEDVRQIIDFGNYEGGRKGRFWCLDPIDGTKGFLRGEQFAVCLALIVDGVVQLGCIGCPNLVLNSYGAQDLKGHESFGYIFRAVRGSGAFYSPSSDAESWTKIHVRHLKDTKDMITLEGVEKGHSSHDEQTAIKNKLNISQSLHLDSQAKYCLLALGLADVYLRLPIKLSYQEKIWDHAAGNVIVHEAGGIHTDAMQNVPLDFGNGRTLATKGVIASSGPRKLHDLVVSTSCAVIESRKA, from the coding sequence ATGGCATTTGAAAGGGAATTGTTGATTGCAACGCAAGCTGTACGTAAGGCGTCTCTATTGACGAAAAGAATTCAATCTGAAGTGATCTCTCATAGAGATTCCACTACTATCACCAAGAGTGACAATTCACCAGTCACTACTGGTGATTATGCTGCCCAGACCATTATAATCAATGCCATCAAGAGTAATTTCCCGAACGATAATGTGGTAGGTGAAGAATCATCATCTGGGTTGAGCGATACATTCGTCTCAGGGATTTTAGACGAAATAAAAGCTAATGATGAAATCTACGACAAgatttataaaaaaaaagattttcAGTTTACCAGTGATCAGTTCCCACTAAAGTCTTTGGAAGATGTCAGACAAATCATCGACTTCGGCAACTACGAAGGTGGCAGAAAGGGAAGGTTCTGGTGTTTGGACCCTATTGACGGTACCAAGGGGTTTTTGAGAGGTGAACAGTTCGCAGTATGTTTGGCATTAATCGTAGATGGTGTTGTCCAGCTTGGCTGTATTGGGTGTCCAAACTTGGTTTTGAATTCTTATGGAGCTCAAGATTTGAAAGGTCATGAATCATTTGGTTACATTTTCCGTGCTGTTAGAGGTTCAGGTGCCTTCTACTCTCCATCTTCAGATGCTGAATCGTGGACCAAAATTCATGTTAGACACTTGAAGGATACCAAGGACATGATTACTTTGGAGGGGGTAGAAAAGGGACACTCGTCTCATGATGAACAAACCGCCATCAAAAACAAGCTAAATATATCTCAATCTTTGCACCTGGATTCTCAAGCCAAATACTGTTTGTTGGCCTTGGGCTTAGCCGACGTATACTTACGTTTACCAATCAAGCTTTCTTACCAGGAAAAGATCTGGGATCATGCCGCAGGTAACGTTATTGTCCACGAAGCTGGTGGTATTCATACAGATGCAATGCAAAATGTCCCCCTAGACTTCGGAAACGGTAGAACATTGGCTACTAAGGGAGTTATAGCGTCAAGTGGACCACGCAAGTTGCATGATTTGGTTGTATCTACATCATGCGCTGTTATTGAATCAAGAAAGGCctaa